A single genomic interval of Helianthus annuus cultivar XRQ/B chromosome 13, HanXRQr2.0-SUNRISE, whole genome shotgun sequence harbors:
- the LOC110897883 gene encoding short-chain dehydrogenase TIC 32, chloroplastic, which translates to MWIFGRNGASGFSATSTAEELTEGIHASGLTAIVTGATSGIGSETARVLALRGVHVIMAVRNTEKATQVKETILEDIPNAKVDIMELDLSSMASVRDFAAKYQSSGLPLHVLINNAGVLSPQFKLSNEKIELHFATNHLGHFLLTNLLLETMKTTSYEQNTEGRIINVSSEGHRFAYTGPLSDYMNNESSYSSIYAYGLSKLANILHANELARLLKEEGVNITANSLHPGFINTELFRGHNIFSIICNRILRYFIKDLSQGAATTCYLALNPQVKGVTGEFFVDSNLAKPSSRAKDQELAKELWEFSMGLTSSK; encoded by the exons ATGTGGATTTTTGGAAGAAATGGTGCATCTGGATTTTCAGCAACTTCAACAGCTGAGGAACTTACTGAAGGAATACATGCATCTGGTCTTACCGCCATTGTTACCG GAGCTACAAGTGGTATCGGGTCTGAGACAGCACGAGTGCTTGCATTGCGTGGAGTACATGTTATCATGGCAGTAAGAAACACAGAAAAAGCGACACAAGTTAAAGAAACTATACTTGAAGACATACCAAATGCTAAAGTCGATATAATGGAGTTAGATCTAAGTTCTATGGCATCCGTACGGGACTTTGCAGCCAAATACCAGTCATCAGGTCTTCCCCTACATGTTCTAAT TAACAATGCAGGTGTTTTGTCTCCACAATTCAAGCTTTCGAACGAGAAGATCGAACTGCATTTTGCGACTAATCATTTAG GTCATTTTCTTTTGACGAATCTGTTGTTAGAGACAATGAAGACAACTTCATATGAACAAAACACAGAAGGACGAATAATTAACGTATCATCTGAAGGACATCGTTTTGCATACACTGGACCTTTATCTGATTATATGAACAATGAATCAAG TTATAGTTCCATATATGCTTATGGACTATCAAAACTGGCTAATATACTTCATGCTAACGAGCTAGCAAGACTTTTGAAG GAGGAGGGGGTTAACATCACTGCAAATTCATTACATCCTGGATTCATCAACACCGAGCTTTTTCGTGGCCACAATATATTCTCCA TTATTTGCAACCGGATTTTGAGGTACTTTATAAAAGATCTTTCACAG GGTGCCGCAACAACATGCTATCTAGCTTTAAACCCACAGGTGAAAGGCGTCACAGGTGAGTTTTTTGTTGATAGTAACTTGGCAAAACCGTCATCGAGAGCAAAAGATCAAGAGTTAGCCAAGGAGTTGTGGGAGTTTAGTATGGGCTTGACTAGCTCAAAGTGA
- the LOC110897881 gene encoding uncharacterized protein At1g76660, with product MSTVNDPIDTINAAASVIASAENRAPHSSQVQKRRWGSFLNISSCFGSQKQNKKIGHAVLVPEPSSSRTETRTVVNSTQPSTVVLPFVAPPSSPASFLQSEPPSAAHSPGGLLSFTAASASMYSPSDPTNMFAVGPYAHETQLVSPPVFSTYTTEPSTAPFTPPPELVHLTTPSSPEVPFARFLGSANQNVEVDRKFSSSQHEFQLYQLYPGSPMGQLISPGSVVSNSGTTSPFPDGEIPRGVPIVLHNPTSAKLWPHGWKSQGTTTPNPTGPQSILDRQHSDVGPLTTFSNDDQHMVDPRVSFEITAEEIVRCVERKLTADVAKGRDCCPGDVATGHRSSGTLGSAKEFNFGSTEGGESDWWANEKVLDKETGPGPIKDWAFFPMVQPGVS from the coding sequence AAACGAAGATGGGGAAGCTTTTTAAACATTTCGTCGTGTTTTGGGTCACAAAAGCAAAATAAGAAGATTGGGCATGCTGTTCTTGTTCCCGAACCTAGTTCTTCAAGGACCGAGACTAGAACAGTCGTAAACTCGACTCAACCATCTACTGTGGTGCTTCCGTTTGTTGCTCCGCCGTCATCTCCAGCATCTTTCCTACAATCAGAACCACCGTCTGCTGCGCATTCACCTGGGGGATTACTGTCCTTTACAGCTGCATCTGCTAGCATGTATTCACCTAGTGATCCGACTAACATGTTTGCTGTTGGGCCTTACGCTCATGAAACACAGCTGGTTTCACCGCCAGTGTTTTCGACGTATACAACCGAGCCATCAACTGCACCGTTTACACCTCCTCCGGAGTTGGTTCATTTGACCACACCGTCGTCACCAGAAGTGCCGTTTGCCCGGTTTCTTGGTTCAGCTAACCAAAATGTTGAAGTGGATCGGAAATTTTCATCATCCCAACATGAGTTTCAGTTGTATCAGTTATACCCCGGAAGCCCAATGGGCCAGCTCATATCACCCGGTTCGGTTGTCTCGAATTCCGGGACCACCTCTCCGTTCCCGGATGGTGAGATCCCTCGTGGCGTTCCCATTGTTCTCCACAACCCGACCAGTGCAAAGCTCTGGCCTCATGGATGGAAATCCCAGGGGACTACAACCCCGAATCCTACAGGCCCACAGTCGATTCTGGACCGCCAACACTCAGATGTGGGCCCGCTAACGACTTTCTCAAACGATGATCAGCATATGGTTGACCCTAGAGTCTCGTTTGAGATCACCGCGGAAGAAATTGTAAGATGCGTTGAAAGGAAGCTTACTGCTGATGTGGCAAAGGGTCGAGATTGTTGTCCGGGTGACGTGGCAACGGGCCATAGATCAAGTGGCACCCTTGGATCTGCTAAAGAATTCAACTTTGGTAGCACAGAAGGTGGAGAGTCTGACTGGTGGGCTAATGAGAAGGTTCTTGACAAAGAAACTGGGCCTGGGCCTATAAAAGACTGGGCTTTTTTTCCTATGGTACAGCCAGGTGTCAGCTAA
- the LOC110897882 gene encoding BTB/POZ domain-containing protein At5g41330-like: MPPFSQSSPLSTVFSPNHHKPNNHSSTNIVTIDVGGQIFQTTKQTLTLAGSNTLFSNLFNSYDQNNQIPFVDRDPDLFSILLSVLRTGNLPSKAKLFDIQDIIFEAKYYGIDHLLVQCQSNPSQFEAFNLEKSKILNLGGRDPISVIDTSQNGSVLVSHGSKITSFDWALQRKSTVLTRFAAIDSLLSLSSNVVAAGATDFSGLQIIDLDKGLLMQSLNWENLTKSSSTVQAIGKSPEFLFTSFESGRRNSNSIMVYDVNDGFRTVSEIARNEIFGADLDSCIPAMKLKWVPSVNLLMAAASHSGPSGVSGNIKFWDVRSGEIAWEIKEKSDCFSDVTVSNTLSAVFKIGINSGEASYIDFRRIDSNNSWNYFGGTKKPMNGKKEGLGCKIESHGNQVFCGKEGELEVCSEVLMVENGKDERVFRKNLLGRTKDVGGNRVTNLGFSGSKMFVTRRDQQCVEVWESSRRGF, translated from the coding sequence ATGCCACCTTTTTCACAATCAAGCCCTCTTTCAACAGTGTTTTCCCCAAATCATCACAAACCCAACAACCATTCATCCACCAATATTGTCACAATTGATGTGGGTGGTCAGATctttcaaaccaccaaacaaacccTAACCCTAGCTGGCTCCAACACCCTTTTCTCCAATCTTTTCAACTCTTATGATCAAAACAATCAAATCCCATTTGTTGATAGAGACCCTGATCTCTTTTCAATCCTTCTTTCTGTTTTAAGAACCGGTAATCTCCCATCAAAAGCTAAGCTTTTTGACATTCAAGATATCATCTTTGAGGCAAAATATTATGGGATTGATCATCTTCTTGTTCAATGTCAATCAAACCCATCTCAATTTGAAGCTTTTAATCTTGAAAAATCAAAGATTTTGAATCTTGGTGGCAGAGATCCTATCTCTGTTATTGATACATCACAAAATGGGTCAGTTCTTGTTTCTCATGGAAGCAAGATCACATCTTTTGACTGGGCTTTGCAAAGAAAGTCAACGGTTTTGACCCGATTCGCCGCCATTGATTCTTTGTTGTCTTTATCATCTAATGTTGTTGCAGCAGGTGCCACTGATTTCTCTGGGCTGCAAATTATTGATCTTGATAAGGGTTTGTTAATGCAGAGTTTGAATTGGGAAAACTTGACTAAATCTAGCTCAACCGTTCAAGCAATTGGGAAATCACCCGAGTTTTTATTTACTAGTTTTGAATCGGGCCGTAGGAATTCGAATTCTATTATGGTTTATGATGTTAATGATGGGTTTAGAACTGTATCCGAGATAGCGCGCAACGAAATCTTTGGTGCCGATCTTGATTCTTGCATTCCAGCGATGAAACTAAAATGGGTTCCGAGCGTTAATCTGTTAATGGCTGCAGCGTCTCATAGCGGGCCATCTGGAGTTTCGGGGAACATAAAGTTTTGGGACGTAAGATCAGGCGAAATCGCGTGGGAGATTAAAGAAAAATCCGATTGTTTTTCGGATGTCACGGTTTCCAACACCCTTTCGGCTGTTTTCAAGATTGGGATAAACTCAGGAGAAGCGTCGTACATCGATTTTAGGCGCATTGATTCTAACAACTCTTGGAATTATTTCGGTGGTACGAAGAAACCGATGAATGGGAAGAAAGAAGGGCTTGGGTGCAAGATTGAGAGCCATGGAAACCAAGTGTTTTGTGGTAAAGAAGGTGAATTGGAGGTGTGTTCAGAAGTTTTGATGGTTGAAAATGGGAAAGATGAAAGAGTATTTAGAAAGAACCTTTTGGGAAGAACAAAGGATGTAGGGGGAAATAGGGTTACAAATTTGGGATTTAGTGGAAGTAAAATGTTTGTAACTAGAAGAGATCAACAATGTGTTGAGGTTTGGGAAAGCTCCAGAAGAGGATTTTAG